TCTGTTAAACTCATGTTTTTATTTTATAGGTTTTGTTCTATATAAAGTCGTTAAAACATTAATACCTATCTAAACACTTGTTTATAAAAGTTGATTTATAAGTAAAAAAAAGCTCAGTTTAAAACAAACTGAGCTTTTTGATTAAATGTCGTCAAAATTAACTTCTGTAAATTCTGCAGTAGCCATATTTTCTTCATCTTCTGCGTCATTCTCCTTTTTAAAGTCTCTTTGGTGTCTTTCGCTAATTACTTCTTCACCTTTTTCGTTAATGATATAGTCAGTAGCTTGTTTTAATTGTTCCTGAAATTCAACAAAATCTTCTTTATATAAGTAGATTTTATGCTTTTGGTAATGAAAAGTTCCATCATCATGTGTAAATTTTTTACTCTCAGTAACCGTTAAGTAATAGTCTCCTGCTTTGGTAGCTCTTACATCAAAAAAATAGGTTCTTCTTCCTGCCCTTAAAATTTGAGAAAAAATTTCTTCTTGCCCGTCTCTTTCTTTCATTTTTAGCTAATTATTGTTATCTACTCAAATATATAAAAATAATTATTTAGAGCACATTATTCTATTTCTTTTTCTTCTAGCTGCTGTTGATACATTTCTAGATATATTCCTTTTTGGCTTAATAACTGTGAATGAGTTCCTTGCTGAACAATTTCGCCATTATCTAAAACAATTACTTTGTCTGCATTTTGAGCAGCACTAATTCTGTGACTTACAATAAGTGTTGTATTGTTCTTACTAATAGCTTTTAAGTTCTTTAAAATTTGCTCTTCTGTTTCTGTATCTACAGCCGATAAACAATCGTCAAAAATGTAAATTTTTGGATTTTTAATAATGGCTCTTGCAATGGAAACTCTTTGTTTTTGTCCTCCAGATAAAGTAACACCACGTTCTCCTAAAATAGTATTGTATTGTTTGTTAAAGGCAATAATGTTATCGTGAACTACGGCTTTTTTAGCAGCCTCTATAATTTCTTCTTCTGTAGCATCTTCTTTTCCAAAACGAATGTTATTGATAATAGTATCAGAAAATAAGAAAGGATCCTGAGGAACAAAACCAATATGATTTCTTAGGTTGTAAATATTTTGATTTTGAATTGGTTGCTCATCAATCTCTACTTTTCCAGTAGTGGCATCATACAATCTACTAACCAAATTAAGTATGCTAGATTTTCCAGAACCCGTTTTACCTATAATAGCAATAGTTTCTCCTGGGTTAACATCAAAAGAAACATTTTTTAAAGCGGTAATATGTGTGTCATCATAAGTAAGCGAAACATTTTTAAATTTAATGGCTCCGTTTATAGGACTAAACTCTTCGTTATTATTGGTAACATCTGGTGTTTGTTTTAAGAATTCGTTAATTCTTTTTTGAGAGGCTTCAGCTTCTTGTATGGTTGAGGTTACCCAACCAACAATAGCAACAGGCCATGTTAACATGTTGGTATACATAATAAACTCAGCAATTACTCCCATGCTAATATTTCCTTTAATGTATTCCATACCTCCAACGTATAATACAATAATGTTAGCGGTACCAATAAGTAAAATCATTAAAGGAAAAAAGAATGCTTGAACCTTAAAAAGGTTGATGTTTTTTTGTTTGTTTTCTTCGGCAATATCAATAAAATCATTTCGGGTAATTCCTTCAATGGCATATGATTTAATCACATTCATTCCAGAAAATACTTCTTGTGTAAAAGTGGTAAGTTTTGATAATTGTTGCTGAACAATGGTGCTCCTTTTATTAATACTTCTACTCAATATAAAAATAGAGATAGATAATAAAGGAAAAGGAATTAAGGTAAATAAAGTAAGTTTTACATCAATTTGAATCATTTTGTAAATGGCCACAGAGAACATAACCAACATATTTATGGTATACATAATTGCAGGACCTACATACATTCTTACTTTTCCAACATCTTCACTAATACGGTTCATTAAATCTCCCGTTCTGTTTTTCTTGTAAAAGTTTAAACTCAAACGTTGATATTGCTGATAAACTTGATTTTTTAAATCAAATTCTACCAACCTAGAGGTTACAATTATGGTTTGTCTCATTAAAAAAGTAAAGAACCCAGATAAAATTGCCAATCCAATAATCAGCAAAATATTGTGTAGCAACTCTGTTTTAACCACAGCCAAATCGGTTAGTTTTCCTTGGTTATAGTCACTTGCAGCGTTAACAGAATTTTTAACAATTTCTGGAACTTTAACAGCTAAATATCTAGAAGCTATGGAGATTAAAATCCCTAAGAGTAAACGAAATCTATATTTGTAAAAAAATTGATTGATATATTGTAGTTCTTTCATAGGAAAGGGAGTGCAAAATTTATGGGTACGAAGATACTATATTCTTATTATTAAACTAGGTCGATTTTGTTTGGAAGCATCACATAAAATGTACCGAAATAATATTTTTGATTTAATCTTTCAGTATAATTTAATTAAGTGTTACTTTTGTACTCTCAAAAACTTTAAGTTCTTTCTAAATGATTAACAGGAGACATATTCGTGTAAAGGTGATGCAATCAGTTTATGCGATGATTCATGCCAAAAGTGATAATATTGTTAAAGAAGAAAAATTCCTAAGACAAAGTATAGATAAAATGTACGACTTGTACATTCTTTCTTTAGACATGTTGGTAAGGGTTAATCAAATTGCAGAAACAACCTTAGAAGTATCTAAGAAAAAATACTTTGCTACTAAGGAAGAATTAAATCCTAACAGAAAATTTATAGATAATAAAGTCATTAAATCTTTAAAAGAGAGTGTGTCTTTACAAAACTATATAGAAGAAAATAATTTAAACAATTGGTACTTAGATGATAAGTATGTTTCTATTGTTTATAACAATTTATTAGCTAGTGATTTGTATAAAAATTACATGGCCGATGAAGAGACTACTTTTAAAAAGGATCAAAAATTTGCGGTAAAGTTTTTTGCTGAGTTTGTAGCGCCAAACGAAAAATTAGCAGAATACTTTGAAGGAGAAAATATTAGTTGGGTAGATGATATTCCTTTTGTAAATACTTGGGTAGTAAAAACTTTACAAGAGTTAAGAGCTAAAGATGATTTTATTATCGGTAGACTTTACAAAAACAGTGATGACGAAGCATTTGCTTCTGATTTATTCAGAAAAACAGTTTTAAACTTACCTAAATTTGAGGAAGAAATAGTTGATAAAACTCCAAACTGGGAAACAGATCGTATTGCCGATTTAGATATGATTTTAATTAAAATGGCTATTTGCGAATTTTTAAAATTTCCATCAATTCCGGTAAAAGCAACAATAAACGAATATTTAGAAATTGCTAAAGATTACTCTACAGAAAAAAGTAGTACGTTTATCAATGGTGTTTTAGATAAGATTTGGAAAGACTTTGAGGTAACAAATAGACTAAATAAAATTGGTAGAGGAACTTTGTAATCAAAAAACAAACTCATAAGTTTACTGTAAATTTTAAGATAAATAATTTAATCAACAAATAGTTTAAAATGATAGCATTACAAGAAGGAGCAATGAGCCCTATGTTTTTAATTATTATGGTAATTTTCGTAGTATTTTTTATGATTATTCCACAAGTAAGAAGAACTAGAAACGAAAAAAAGTTTAAAGAATCTTTAGTAAAAGGAACTAAAGTTGTGACTACAGGAGGAATTCACGGAAAGTTAGTAGAAGTGAATGAAGGTACTGTAATGATAGAAACCAACGCAGGTAAATTGTTGTTAGAAAAAACAGCTTTATCTATGGAGTTAACTAAAAGATACAATGCTCCTGAAAAAAAATAAATTTTTAGGACAGTACAATAAAATAAACACCTTTAGAGAAATCTAAAGGTGTTTTTGTTTGTAAATATATCATGTTGTTTGGCTTTCATTTCCTATTTTAGCTACTATGAATAAAACAAAAAAGCAAACTATTTTTAAATTCAATAAAAAAAGAGACTCTGTGTTTTTAATTTTTGTTTTGGGAACTTTTGTTTTTTGGTTTCTTAACAAATTGTCAAAAGAATACAGTCAGGTAGTATATTATCCTATTCATTATTCATCCTTATCTAAAGAATATGTTTTTCAAGAAAATCCTCCTAAAGAATTAGGTTTTAGGATTAAAGGAAATGGTTTCTATTTTTTGGGAGTTGCATTTAACAAACCAGAAATAGAGGTGTCTGTTAAGCATTTAAAAAGAAAAAGCAAGTATGATTATTACTTGGTGAATAATGATTTAAAAAAGCAGGTAAGAAATTCTATTAAAGAAAACATCACTTTGGTTGATGTAATCTCTGACACTTTGTTTGTAAAACTAGGAAAAAGGAGTTTTAAAAAAGTTCCTGTTATTCCGAATGTAAATATTGGGTATCATTTAGGATATAAATCTTTTACAGGCTATAATATTTCTCCAGATTCAATACTCATTTCTGGACCAGAAATGCAAGTGGCAAAAGTTGATAAAATAAATTTAGAACCTTTTAAAGAGGCAAATGTACAAGAATCTATAAATAAAGATTTAGCTATTGTAAAGTCAAATGTTCCAAAAATTACTTATTCAACCGAAAAAGTAAACTTAAAAATAGAGATAGAAAAAATTACCGAAAAAACATTAATGATTCCTATTCAAATCATCAATGCTCCTATTGGTGATGAAGTGGTGGTGTATCCTAAAAAAATTGAAGTAGATTGTTTGGTAAGGTTATCTCAATTTAACGAAATAAAATCATCAGAGTTTTTGGTAGTTTGCGACTTTAATAAAAGAACAAGCAAACACATGAAAACCGAACTAAGACAAAAACCAAGTATAGTTTCATCGGTAAAATTAAATGTTGATGAAGTTGAATATTTAATTTTAAAATAAAATGGTAGTTGGTTTAACAGGGGGCATAGGTAGTGGTAAAAGCACTGCGTTAAAAATGTTTAAATCTTTAGGCGTTCCGGTATATCAAGCAGATGTTGAGGCTAAAAATATTATGGGTACTTCAAAAGAAGTAAAAGAAGATATTTTAAAGTTGTTAGGAGAGGAATCCTATAAAAATAACCAGTTAAACAAAACTTATATTGCTCAAAAAGTTTTTAATAATAAGGAACTATTACAGCAGTTAAATGCAATAGTACACCCAGCAGTTCACAAACATTTTAAAGATTTTGTAGCACAACAAACGGCTCCGTATTTGGTTTATGAAAATGCAATTTTATACGAGAACAAGAGTGAGCATCTTTGCGATAAAGTTATTGTGGTTGCTGCAGATTTAAATGATAGAATTTCTAGAGTTATGCAAAGAGATCAAGTTGATAAACAAGCAGTACTAGCTAGAATGGATAATCAATGGAGTCAAGAAGACAAAATTAAAAAGGCTGATTATGTAATTTATAACAGTAATTTAAATACATTAGAAAAAGATGTAGAAGCGCTACATCATCAATTATTAAAAAATAGTATCATTTAGATAGAATCTAAAAACATTTTTTACTTAAATATTAAAATCAAGCGTTTATATTTGCTTACGAGAAGTATTAAAGAATGAAGTATATAATTTTTCTGTTTTCTATATTGTTATCAAGTAGTTTGTTTGCGCAAACTGGTGGTGAAACTTTATATTCTTTTTTAAATGTTCCTACTTCTGCAAAGCAAGTTGCTTTAGGCGGGGTTACTTTAACTTCTAGAGATGATGTTTCTCAAACTTTATGGAATCCTTCTTCTGTAAATACTTTAATGGAAAACGATATTTCTTTAAACTATATCAAGTACGTTTCAGGAATAAATGTAGGATCCCTTTCTTACGCTAAATCTATCAATCCTTTGTATGGAACTGCCTTTTTAGGAATTCAATATTTTGATTTTGGTGATATGGAAAGAACAGATGCTAGTGGACCAACAGTATTAGGTGTTTTTTCTGCAAGAGATATTTCTTTTAATCTAGGATATGGATATACTTTTGAATCAGTTTCTTTTGGAGCTTCTCTAAAATATATTTCATCAAAAATAGATACTTACACTTCATCTGCTTTGTTATATGATATAGGAATTACTTATTTACATCCAACAAAACCTTTTGTGATGTCTTTAGTTTTAAGAAATTCCGGAAAACAACTAACAGCATTTATTGATAATAAAGAAAATATAAGAAGTAATGCAATTTTTGCTGTAGAGTATAGATTAGAACACGTTCCTATCAAAGTATATGGAGCTATTGATGAATTAAATAATTGGAATATTAGTGAGTCTAATCCATCAAGATCTACTACGGATTTAGAAGGTAACGTAACTCCAGAAAAAGTAAGTGATATCAATAATGCTTTAAGACATTTATCTATTGGTGCTGAATTATGGCCAGAAAAAATGATTAATGTAAGGGTAGGATATAATCACCGAAAGTCACAAGAATATCAATTAAACGAAGTGAGAACAGGAGCAGGGTTATCATATGGTTTTGGAATCAATACCAAATATTTAAGATTTGACTATGCTTATGCTAAATTTCAAGAAGGAGCAAAATATAGCACTTTTGGATTAACGGTACATTTATAATTTATGGCATCAAAAATTACCATTGCAATTGATGGATTTTCATCAACAGGAAAAAGTACAGTAGCTAAACAGTTGGCAAAAGAACTAGGCTATATTTATGTTGATACTGGAGCCATGTACAGAACAGTTGCTTTATATGCTTTACAAAATGGTTTTGCCAAAGATGGTGAGGTAGAGGAGGAGAAATTGATACAAGACTTATCAAAAATTCAGATAGATTTTAAGTACAATAATCAATTAGGTTTTTCCGAAGTTTACTTAAACGGCGTGAATGTTGAAACCAAAATTAGAGAAATGGAAGTTTCTTCTTATGTAAGTAAAGTAGCTTCTATATCTGCTGTAAGACAAAAATTGGTTGCGCTTCAGCAAGAGATGGGAAAATCCAAAGGAATTGTTATGGATGGTAGAGATATTGGTACTGTGGTATTCCCAAATGCTGAGTTAAAATTGTTTATGAATGCGTCTGCCAAAACCAGAGCACAGCGTAGGTTTGATGAATTACAAGCCAAAGGAAACACCGAGGTTTCTTACGATGAGGTTTATGAGAATGTTGTAGAACGTGATACTTTAGATACCACAAGAGCAGACTCTCCTTTAGAAATGGCTAAAGATGCTATTGAAATAGATAACTCTAACTTATCTAGAGAAGAACAGTTCGATAAAATTTTGTCTTTAGTAAAAGCTAAACTTTAAGGTATATTTAAATACTTATGAGTTTGTAAAGAAATTTTCCATTGAGGATTTTTCATTACATAATCCACAATCATTGGAGTCATTATTTCTTTTTTACTCCATTCAGGTTGTAAATAAAGTCCACATTTATCAGATACTTTAGCAGCTTGTTGCTCAGCAAATTCAAAATCACTTTTGTTGTGAATAATCATTTTTAATTCATGAGCCTCAGGATAAATTTCCTCTAAAGGTAATTTTGTTTTTTTAGGAGATAAGCAAATCCAATCCCACTGTCCACTTAATTTATAAGCCCCAGATGTTTCAATATGCGTTTGTAATCCTTGGTTTTGTAAAGAGGATGTTAAGTATTGCATATCCCACATTAAAGGTTCCCCACCTGTAATTACTATAGTTTTATAAGGACTAGCATTTTTAACAATTATATCTGCATGTGTAGGCGGATGCAAGTTAGCATCCCAACTTTCTTTTACATCACACCAATGGCAACCAACATCGCAACCACCTACTCTAATAAAATAAGCAGCAGTACCTGTGTGTGCACCTTCTCCCTGTATTGTGTAAAATTCTTCCATCAAAGGAAGCATAACACCTTTGTTTACAAGTTCTTTAGTTTTGTTGTCCATTGGGTTTGTTTTGGTGCGCAAAGATACAAGAAAATAAAGAAAATAAATTAATAGTTGTTCAAAGGTTTTGTTATCTATATCCTAATGTATTTATGTAACTTAGTGTTTTTAATTTTTTAACTATATGAAAAGAATATTAGCACTAATGGTAGTAGCTGTGATGGCAATTTCATGTCAATCAAAAGATACTACTATTGCATTAGACAAAGTTGGGCCTATTACAAATAATACTAGTGTTCAAGAATTAGCAGGTTTATTTAAAAACGATTCTATTGTATCTAGATTAAGTGAGGGGGATTTAGGAAATATGAATGATTATATTGCCGATAACGATACTTATTTAATTTATCAAAAAGGAGGAAAGTTGTTATTGTCAATTTCTCCAATCAATCCTTTAGATAGTGTTTCTAAAATTAAGAGTGTTACTATTTTTAGTGATGAATATAAAACAAAAGGAAATGTAGGATTAGGATCAACTTTTAATGATTTAAATATAAATCATAATATAGAAAAGTTAGAAGCTACTTTTAAATTAGTAACCGTTTTTGTTAAAGACATTAACGCAACTTTTACAATAGATAAACAAGAAGTAGGAATTAAAGCTTTTACTTTAGGAGATATTGATAAAAAACAAATTCCAGAAAACTCAAAATTTACCTCATTTACAGTTTGGTTAGATGAGTAAATAAGTACAAACAAAATATAAAACAAGTAAAGGCTTCCCGTGGGAAGCCTTTACTTGTTTTAAAGAGGGGTTAAGGAGGTTTAATTATTCTCTTTTTTTGTTCAAAATCTGTTTATATGCAGTTAAGGACTTTATAATCAAGGTTTAAATGCAGTATATTTGAGTATATTAATTTACACCTCATAATTCTATGAAAATTGTACCCTATATCAGTTTGTGTATTGTGGCTGTATTATCAGCCTGTTCATCGTCTAAAACGAATAAAGAAACAAGCACAGCATTAAGAGATCCTTTAAAAGTAGAGGAGCAAGTAGAATCATTATTAAGTCAACTAACACTAGAAGAAAAAGTTTCTTTGTGTCATGCCAATAGTAAATTTGCTATCGCAGGTGTGGAACGATTAGGAATTAAAGAAATGTGGATGTCTGATGGACCTCATGGGGTTCGTGAAGAAATTTCTAGAGATAGCTGGAAACCTGCTGGGTGGACAAATGACTTTGCTACCTATTTACCACCGTTAACAGGAGTAGCAGCATCTTGGAATCCAGAAAACGCAACCAAACACGGTATGGTGTTAGGTTCTGAGGCAAGAGAGCGTAAAAAAGATGTAATTCTTGGGCCAGGGGTAAACATGGCCAGAAATCCAATATATGGTAGAAACTTTGAGTATATGGGAGAAGATCCTTATTTGGCAGCTCAATTGGTTGTTAATGAAATCAAAGCTATACAGAGTAATGATGTTGCAGCTTGTGTAAAACATTATGCTTTAAATACTCAAGAATTAAATCGTCATGGGGTAAATGCAATTCCTGATGAAAGAACTTTAAGAGAAATGTATTTACCAGCTTTTGAGGCAGCTATTAAAAAAGGAAAGGTATGGACAGTAATGGGGGCTTATAATGAGTATTATGGT
Above is a genomic segment from Wenyingzhuangia fucanilytica containing:
- the porQ gene encoding type IX secretion system protein PorQ, producing the protein MKYIIFLFSILLSSSLFAQTGGETLYSFLNVPTSAKQVALGGVTLTSRDDVSQTLWNPSSVNTLMENDISLNYIKYVSGINVGSLSYAKSINPLYGTAFLGIQYFDFGDMERTDASGPTVLGVFSARDISFNLGYGYTFESVSFGASLKYISSKIDTYTSSALLYDIGITYLHPTKPFVMSLVLRNSGKQLTAFIDNKENIRSNAIFAVEYRLEHVPIKVYGAIDELNNWNISESNPSRSTTDLEGNVTPEKVSDINNALRHLSIGAELWPEKMINVRVGYNHRKSQEYQLNEVRTGAGLSYGFGINTKYLRFDYAYAKFQEGAKYSTFGLTVHL
- the yajC gene encoding preprotein translocase subunit YajC; the protein is MIALQEGAMSPMFLIIMVIFVVFFMIIPQVRRTRNEKKFKESLVKGTKVVTTGGIHGKLVEVNEGTVMIETNAGKLLLEKTALSMELTKRYNAPEKK
- a CDS encoding PUR family DNA/RNA-binding protein, translating into MKERDGQEEIFSQILRAGRRTYFFDVRATKAGDYYLTVTESKKFTHDDGTFHYQKHKIYLYKEDFVEFQEQLKQATDYIINEKGEEVISERHQRDFKKENDAEDEENMATAEFTEVNFDDI
- a CDS encoding ABC transporter ATP-binding protein → MKELQYINQFFYKYRFRLLLGILISIASRYLAVKVPEIVKNSVNAASDYNQGKLTDLAVVKTELLHNILLIIGLAILSGFFTFLMRQTIIVTSRLVEFDLKNQVYQQYQRLSLNFYKKNRTGDLMNRISEDVGKVRMYVGPAIMYTINMLVMFSVAIYKMIQIDVKLTLFTLIPFPLLSISIFILSRSINKRSTIVQQQLSKLTTFTQEVFSGMNVIKSYAIEGITRNDFIDIAEENKQKNINLFKVQAFFFPLMILLIGTANIIVLYVGGMEYIKGNISMGVIAEFIMYTNMLTWPVAIVGWVTSTIQEAEASQKRINEFLKQTPDVTNNNEEFSPINGAIKFKNVSLTYDDTHITALKNVSFDVNPGETIAIIGKTGSGKSSILNLVSRLYDATTGKVEIDEQPIQNQNIYNLRNHIGFVPQDPFLFSDTIINNIRFGKEDATEEEIIEAAKKAVVHDNIIAFNKQYNTILGERGVTLSGGQKQRVSIARAIIKNPKIYIFDDCLSAVDTETEEQILKNLKAISKNNTTLIVSHRISAAQNADKVIVLDNGEIVQQGTHSQLLSQKGIYLEMYQQQLEEKEIE
- a CDS encoding 7-carboxy-7-deazaguanine synthase QueE; its protein translation is MDNKTKELVNKGVMLPLMEEFYTIQGEGAHTGTAAYFIRVGGCDVGCHWCDVKESWDANLHPPTHADIIVKNASPYKTIVITGGEPLMWDMQYLTSSLQNQGLQTHIETSGAYKLSGQWDWICLSPKKTKLPLEEIYPEAHELKMIIHNKSDFEFAEQQAAKVSDKCGLYLQPEWSKKEIMTPMIVDYVMKNPQWKISLQTHKYLNIP
- the nusB gene encoding transcription antitermination factor NusB: MINRRHIRVKVMQSVYAMIHAKSDNIVKEEKFLRQSIDKMYDLYILSLDMLVRVNQIAETTLEVSKKKYFATKEELNPNRKFIDNKVIKSLKESVSLQNYIEENNLNNWYLDDKYVSIVYNNLLASDLYKNYMADEETTFKKDQKFAVKFFAEFVAPNEKLAEYFEGENISWVDDIPFVNTWVVKTLQELRAKDDFIIGRLYKNSDDEAFASDLFRKTVLNLPKFEEEIVDKTPNWETDRIADLDMILIKMAICEFLKFPSIPVKATINEYLEIAKDYSTEKSSTFINGVLDKIWKDFEVTNRLNKIGRGTL
- the coaE gene encoding dephospho-CoA kinase (Dephospho-CoA kinase (CoaE) performs the final step in coenzyme A biosynthesis.) — encoded protein: MVVGLTGGIGSGKSTALKMFKSLGVPVYQADVEAKNIMGTSKEVKEDILKLLGEESYKNNQLNKTYIAQKVFNNKELLQQLNAIVHPAVHKHFKDFVAQQTAPYLVYENAILYENKSEHLCDKVIVVAADLNDRISRVMQRDQVDKQAVLARMDNQWSQEDKIKKADYVIYNSNLNTLEKDVEALHHQLLKNSII
- the cmk gene encoding (d)CMP kinase, encoding MASKITIAIDGFSSTGKSTVAKQLAKELGYIYVDTGAMYRTVALYALQNGFAKDGEVEEEKLIQDLSKIQIDFKYNNQLGFSEVYLNGVNVETKIREMEVSSYVSKVASISAVRQKLVALQQEMGKSKGIVMDGRDIGTVVFPNAELKLFMNASAKTRAQRRFDELQAKGNTEVSYDEVYENVVERDTLDTTRADSPLEMAKDAIEIDNSNLSREEQFDKILSLVKAKL